In Nocardioides cavernae, a single genomic region encodes these proteins:
- a CDS encoding sensor histidine kinase produces the protein MWSRSRWWPATLAGQFLVLQLTVLLAVVALASIVSVQQSDADFRDTRGARLRAAAESMANTAVVRDAFVADRVESRRGTLTSYTQRVRTNVQASGVYLTDPEGRVLVSSDFGGRDQHIDLGSSTVQQLRTWTGDVDDFGERAIAAQVPIIDDQGDLVGISMVAQSYPSWTERARSVLPDLLTFAGFALGLGVAGAFLLSRLIRRRTRGLEPAAIAALADQREALLHSIREGVVAVADDGTVTVLSDSARELIGLDGDVEGRRVDDLDLDPAVRDLLSDDAAIRDHVVVLGERVLVVNRNPVVEGGRRVASVTTLRDRTELLALQSELSARESITNTLRAQTHEFHNQLHTISGLVQLGEYDEVSRLVGTLSRRRREISDAVLAHVEDPAVAALLIAKTSLAVERGVDLRIAADSSLPRLDPEASTDVGTVLGNLVDNAVDASVSVGGTSVEVALSLEGDVVRVAVADTGPGVPPDEVGRIFRRGWSSKGPTVEGRGVGLALVQVVCERRGGSVGVGAGEDGTGAVFEVRLPGVEVG, from the coding sequence TTGTGGTCACGCTCGCGCTGGTGGCCGGCGACGCTCGCCGGCCAGTTCCTGGTGCTGCAGCTGACGGTGCTCCTCGCCGTCGTGGCGCTGGCGAGCATCGTGTCGGTGCAGCAGAGCGACGCCGACTTCCGTGACACCCGCGGTGCTCGGCTGCGCGCGGCGGCGGAGTCGATGGCCAACACCGCGGTCGTCCGCGACGCCTTCGTCGCGGACCGGGTCGAGAGCAGACGCGGGACGCTGACGTCGTACACCCAGCGGGTGCGCACCAACGTGCAGGCCAGCGGCGTCTACCTCACCGACCCCGAGGGGCGGGTGCTCGTCAGCAGCGACTTCGGCGGTCGCGACCAGCACATCGACCTCGGCTCGAGCACCGTGCAGCAGCTGCGCACGTGGACCGGTGACGTCGACGACTTCGGCGAGCGCGCGATCGCGGCCCAGGTGCCGATCATCGACGACCAGGGCGACCTCGTCGGGATCTCGATGGTGGCCCAGTCCTACCCGTCGTGGACCGAGCGGGCCCGCAGCGTGCTGCCCGACCTCCTCACCTTCGCCGGGTTCGCCCTGGGGCTCGGCGTGGCCGGGGCGTTCCTGCTCTCGCGGCTGATCCGCCGTCGTACGCGCGGCCTGGAGCCCGCAGCGATCGCGGCCCTGGCCGACCAGCGTGAGGCGCTCCTGCACTCGATCCGCGAGGGCGTGGTCGCCGTGGCCGACGACGGCACCGTCACCGTGCTGAGCGACAGCGCGCGCGAGCTCATCGGCCTCGACGGCGACGTCGAGGGCCGCCGGGTCGACGACCTCGACCTCGACCCGGCCGTGCGCGACCTGCTGTCCGACGACGCGGCGATCCGCGACCACGTCGTCGTGCTGGGTGAGCGGGTGCTGGTGGTCAACCGCAACCCGGTCGTCGAGGGCGGGCGGCGCGTCGCGTCGGTGACGACCCTGCGTGACCGCACCGAGCTGCTCGCGCTGCAGAGCGAGCTCAGCGCACGCGAGTCGATCACGAACACCCTGCGGGCGCAGACCCACGAGTTCCACAACCAGCTCCACACCATCTCCGGTCTCGTGCAGCTCGGGGAGTACGACGAGGTGTCGCGGCTCGTCGGCACGCTGAGCCGGCGCCGCCGGGAGATCTCCGACGCGGTGCTGGCGCACGTCGAGGACCCGGCCGTCGCGGCGCTCCTCATCGCCAAGACGAGCCTCGCGGTCGAGCGGGGCGTCGACCTCCGCATCGCCGCCGACAGCAGCCTGCCCCGGCTCGACCCCGAGGCCTCCACCGACGTCGGCACGGTGCTGGGCAACCTGGTCGACAACGCCGTCGACGCGTCCGTGTCGGTCGGCGGCACGTCGGTGGAGGTCGCGTTGAGCCTCGAGGGCGACGTGGTCCGGGTGGCGGTGGCCGACACCGGCCCCGGTGTCCCGCCGGACGAGGTGGGCCGGATCTTCCGCCGCGGCTGGAGCTCCAAGGGGCCGACGGTCGAGGGGCGGGGTGTCGGACTGGCGCTCGTGCAGGTCGTCTGCGAGCGTCGGGGAGGCTCCGTCGGAGTCGGTGCCGGCGAGGACGGCACGGGCGCGGTCTTCGAGGTGCGGTTGCCGGGAGTGGAGGTCGGGTGA
- a CDS encoding tripartite tricarboxylate transporter permease: MENLGLLVDGFGSVLTPENLLYAVIGVLLGTFVGVLPGIGPAMAVALLLPVTYGLEPISAFIMFAGIYYGGMYGGSTTAILLNTPGESASVMTALEGNLMARAGRAAQALATAAIGSFIAGTIGTLLVVFFAPALASVAVEIGAPSYFALMVLAMVMVTSVLGGSPLRGFIALFLGLTIGLVGLDLNTGQSRLSFDQPLLADRIDVVVVAVGIFALGEALWVAAHLRRSPAHVIPVGRPWMSRSDLKRSWGPWLRGTAYGFPFGALPAGGAEIPTFLSYITEKRIAARKGHDDFGKGAIEGVAGPEAANNASAAGTFVPLLALGLPVTATSAVMLAALQGYGIEPGPGLMTDQPELVWALLASLLIGNVLLLVLNLPLAPLWAKLLRIPRPQLYAGILFFAALGAYAANLQAFDLFLLLLLGLLGLMMRRFALPVLPLILGVILGPLMEFRLREAMAISGGDVSALWSEPLAIVIYVVVSIAVVAPFAVRRLRPTPAAVAADQSLTTDDTQTEEKVR; the protein is encoded by the coding sequence ATGGAGAACCTCGGACTGCTCGTGGACGGCTTCGGTTCCGTCCTCACCCCGGAGAACCTGCTCTACGCCGTCATCGGCGTGCTCCTCGGCACCTTCGTCGGCGTCCTGCCGGGCATCGGCCCGGCCATGGCGGTCGCGCTGCTGCTGCCCGTGACCTACGGCCTCGAGCCGATCTCGGCCTTCATCATGTTCGCCGGCATCTACTACGGCGGCATGTACGGCGGCTCGACCACCGCGATCCTGCTCAACACGCCCGGCGAGTCCGCGTCGGTGATGACGGCCCTCGAGGGCAACCTCATGGCACGGGCCGGACGAGCCGCACAGGCGCTCGCGACCGCGGCGATCGGCTCCTTCATCGCCGGCACGATCGGCACGCTCCTCGTCGTGTTCTTCGCCCCGGCACTGGCATCGGTGGCGGTCGAGATCGGCGCCCCGTCCTACTTCGCCCTCATGGTGCTGGCGATGGTCATGGTCACCAGCGTGCTCGGCGGATCGCCCCTGCGCGGCTTCATCGCGCTCTTCCTCGGCCTCACCATCGGCCTGGTCGGCCTCGACCTCAACACCGGCCAGTCGCGGCTGAGCTTCGACCAGCCGCTGCTGGCGGACCGCATCGACGTGGTCGTCGTCGCGGTCGGCATCTTCGCCCTGGGCGAGGCACTCTGGGTCGCTGCCCACCTGCGTCGCAGCCCCGCCCACGTCATCCCCGTCGGACGCCCGTGGATGAGCCGCTCCGACCTGAAGCGGTCGTGGGGACCCTGGCTGCGCGGCACGGCGTACGGCTTCCCGTTCGGCGCGCTGCCGGCCGGCGGCGCCGAGATCCCGACGTTCCTGTCCTACATCACCGAGAAGCGGATCGCCGCCCGCAAGGGCCACGACGACTTCGGCAAGGGCGCGATCGAGGGCGTGGCCGGCCCGGAGGCGGCCAACAACGCCTCGGCCGCCGGCACCTTCGTCCCGCTGCTCGCGCTGGGCCTGCCCGTGACGGCCACCTCCGCCGTCATGCTGGCCGCCCTGCAGGGCTACGGCATCGAGCCCGGTCCCGGGCTGATGACCGACCAGCCGGAGCTGGTGTGGGCCCTGCTGGCCAGCCTGCTCATCGGCAACGTGCTGCTGCTGGTGCTCAACCTGCCGCTCGCCCCGCTCTGGGCCAAGCTGCTGCGCATCCCGCGCCCCCAGCTCTACGCGGGGATCCTGTTCTTCGCCGCCCTGGGTGCGTACGCCGCCAACCTGCAGGCGTTCGACCTCTTCCTGCTGCTCCTGCTGGGCCTCCTCGGCCTGATGATGCGGCGCTTCGCGCTCCCGGTCCTGCCGCTGATCCTCGGCGTGATCCTCGGGCCGCTCATGGAGTTCCGGCTCCGCGAGGCGATGGCCATCTCGGGTGGTGACGTCTCCGCGCTGTGGAGCGAGCCGCTCGCCATCGTGATCTACGTGGTGGTGTCGATCGCCGTGGTCGCACCGTTCGCGGTGCGCCGGCTGCGCCCGACCCCCGCCGCGGTGGCCGCGGACCAGAGCCTGACGACCGACGACACCCAGACGGAGGAGAAGGTGCGATGA
- the add gene encoding adenosine deaminase, with product MEALARALDALPKVDLHCHVEGTMRPTTMVELARKNGVTLPSDDPSELYTYSSLDEFLAVFWLVQSTLVDRDDWARLAYEAVTDSARHGVVHQECFFTPARHLAGGQDLAVIVAGLDEGLGAAEAETGTTCRLIADMDRAFGPEAGRQLVDELVDLRSARAPGTDRVIGIGMDSTELAVDSTTYAPAYDVARVAGLRLTGHQGENSGAQQIADCLDALGLERVDHGVPVLDDAVLTSRMVEERIPITVCPTSNVVIAHCFERLEDHVLPQMRAAGLLATVNTDDPALSDLDLGREYAAVAKAFGWGWDQMVELALDGIEASWLDDSEKAELRTLVAMADGPS from the coding sequence ATGGAGGCGCTCGCGCGCGCACTCGACGCGTTGCCCAAGGTCGACCTGCACTGCCACGTCGAGGGCACGATGCGGCCGACGACGATGGTCGAGCTGGCCCGCAAGAACGGCGTCACCCTTCCGAGCGACGACCCCTCGGAGCTCTACACCTACTCCTCGCTCGACGAGTTCCTCGCTGTCTTCTGGCTCGTCCAGTCGACCCTCGTCGATCGCGACGACTGGGCCCGTCTGGCCTACGAGGCGGTGACGGACAGCGCCCGGCACGGCGTCGTCCACCAGGAGTGCTTCTTCACCCCGGCCCGCCATCTCGCGGGCGGCCAGGACCTCGCAGTCATCGTCGCCGGGCTCGACGAGGGCCTGGGCGCGGCCGAGGCGGAGACCGGCACGACGTGCCGGTTGATCGCCGACATGGACCGTGCGTTCGGCCCGGAGGCCGGTCGACAGCTCGTCGACGAGCTGGTCGACCTGAGGTCGGCGCGAGCACCCGGCACGGACCGGGTGATCGGCATCGGCATGGACTCGACCGAGCTCGCCGTCGACTCCACGACCTACGCACCGGCCTACGACGTCGCCCGCGTCGCGGGACTCCGGTTGACCGGCCACCAGGGGGAGAACTCCGGCGCGCAGCAGATCGCCGACTGCCTCGACGCCCTCGGACTCGAACGGGTGGACCACGGCGTGCCGGTCCTCGACGATGCCGTGCTGACCTCGCGGATGGTCGAGGAGCGCATCCCGATCACGGTCTGTCCGACGTCCAACGTCGTCATCGCCCACTGCTTCGAACGTCTCGAGGACCATGTCCTCCCCCAGATGCGCGCGGCCGGTCTGCTCGCGACCGTCAACACCGACGACCCGGCACTGAGCGACCTCGACCTCGGCCGGGAGTACGCCGCCGTGGCGAAGGCCTTCGGCTGGGGTTGGGACCAGATGGTCGAGCTCGCCCTCGACGGGATCGAGGCGAGCTGGCTCGACGACTCGGAGAAGGCAGAGCTGCGGACCCTGGTGGCGATGGCGGACGGGCCGTCCTAG
- a CDS encoding universal stress protein has translation MNDRASVIVVGWTPDEFGEVALHRGVEEARLRGGRVVVVNATRGDALVDDRFADDEQLGRLTAELASSGVEVDVRRSMGADVGDQVLAVAQDASADLVVIGLRRRSPVGKLLMGSVAQRILLGADCAVLAVKPAG, from the coding sequence ATGAACGACCGTGCGAGCGTGATCGTGGTGGGCTGGACGCCCGACGAGTTCGGCGAGGTCGCGCTGCACCGCGGCGTCGAGGAGGCGAGGCTCCGCGGAGGTCGCGTAGTGGTGGTCAACGCCACCCGCGGTGACGCGCTGGTGGACGACCGCTTCGCCGACGACGAGCAGCTGGGCCGCCTGACCGCGGAGCTGGCCTCCAGCGGCGTCGAGGTCGACGTACGACGCTCGATGGGCGCCGACGTCGGCGACCAGGTCCTCGCGGTGGCCCAGGACGCCTCCGCCGACCTCGTCGTGATCGGCCTGCGCCGGCGCTCCCCCGTGGGCAAGCTGCTCATGGGCAGCGTCGCGCAGCGCATCCTGCTCGGTGCGGACTGCGCCGTGCTGGCGGTGAAGCCCGCCGGCTAG
- a CDS encoding TIGR03086 family metal-binding protein — protein sequence MADLVDLGPAGERLVAVAANVTDDQLDGPTPCEGRTVGQLVQHLVGLTLAFRAAADKDFGPLTDTSPDEAGWPEIQPGWREALAEQVPALAAAWRSPEAWEGMTRAGGVDLPGQVGGLVALDEVVLHGWDLARATGQPYDCDDATAGACMAFVGGFDEGGTPGLFGPSVPVGPGASAFEQVLARSGRDPGWSA from the coding sequence ATGGCAGACCTCGTGGACCTCGGACCAGCCGGAGAGCGGCTGGTCGCCGTTGCCGCCAACGTCACCGACGACCAGCTCGACGGACCGACCCCCTGCGAGGGGCGTACGGTCGGGCAGCTCGTCCAGCACCTCGTGGGACTGACGCTCGCGTTCCGGGCCGCGGCGGACAAGGACTTCGGTCCCCTCACCGACACCAGTCCCGACGAGGCAGGGTGGCCCGAGATCCAGCCCGGCTGGCGCGAGGCCCTCGCCGAGCAGGTCCCGGCGCTGGCCGCCGCCTGGCGCAGCCCGGAGGCGTGGGAGGGCATGACCCGCGCCGGTGGCGTCGACCTGCCGGGCCAGGTGGGCGGGCTGGTCGCGCTCGACGAGGTCGTCCTGCACGGCTGGGACCTGGCGCGGGCCACCGGCCAGCCCTACGACTGCGACGACGCGACCGCCGGTGCGTGCATGGCGTTCGTCGGCGGCTTCGACGAAGGCGGCACGCCGGGCCTGTTCGGTCCCTCCGTGCCGGTCGGTCCCGGTGCGTCGGCCTTCGAGCAGGTGCTCGCCCGCTCGGGCCGCGACCCGGGCTGGTCCGCCTGA
- a CDS encoding methylated-DNA--[protein]-cysteine S-methyltransferase: MWTVMPSPVGDLRIVERDGSIVAIEFSPFRQPVDGRPLGERSDDDPVLAEAVRQLTAYFERELTDFDLPLAPVGTDFQRRVWTQLGLIGYGETASYGQIAGRLGMTNAASRAVGLANGRNPIPIVVPCHRVIGANGTLTGYAGGLERKQQLLELEQDALF; the protein is encoded by the coding sequence ATGTGGACCGTGATGCCCTCACCCGTGGGCGACCTGCGCATCGTCGAGCGCGACGGCTCGATCGTGGCGATCGAGTTCTCCCCGTTCCGCCAACCGGTGGACGGCCGGCCGCTGGGCGAGCGCTCCGACGACGACCCCGTGCTCGCCGAGGCCGTGCGACAGCTGACGGCGTACTTCGAGCGCGAGCTGACCGACTTCGACCTGCCGCTCGCGCCGGTCGGTACCGACTTCCAGCGCCGCGTGTGGACCCAGCTCGGGCTCATCGGCTACGGCGAGACCGCGTCCTACGGCCAGATCGCCGGCCGGCTGGGCATGACCAACGCGGCCTCGCGAGCGGTCGGCCTGGCCAACGGTCGCAACCCGATCCCGATCGTGGTGCCGTGCCACCGCGTCATCGGCGCCAACGGCACCCTGACCGGGTACGCCGGCGGGCTCGAGCGCAAGCAGCAGCTGCTGGAGCTGGAGCAGGACGCGCTCTTCTGA
- a CDS encoding AlkA N-terminal domain-containing protein produces MTPTGHLDTEACYRAVSSRDRRFDGVFYTAVRTTGIYCRPSCPARTPAPGNVTFHPTAASAHAAGFRACKRCLPDATPGSPEWDVAADVAGRAMRLIADGLVDREGVDGLARRVGYTPRHLGRLLTQELGAGPLALARARRAQSARVLIETTDLPLTDVAFAAGFASVRQFNETLREIYASSPSELRGRRTGARSAGAVTMRLPVRTPFAGRRMLDFLAHHLVPGVEVAAPGWYARTLDLPHGSGTVRLELVDLPDTSDRSGGGTGFVTAEFRLEDLRDTAAASERVRRLLDADCDPRAVDEHLAADPVLGDLVRAAPGLRVPGQVDGDETAIRTVIGQQVSVTGARTVAGRLVAEHGRAIQSEVPGLTHLFPDAATLAAVDPTTLPMPRARGRALVGLAAALADGRVLLDRGPDRDDVRRALLELPGIGPWTADYVAMRALGHPDVFLPTDLAVRRLLVELTTPEGGDPDPERWRPWRSYALMHLWNTLMPDTPAPSRADEEN; encoded by the coding sequence ATGACACCGACCGGGCACCTCGACACCGAGGCCTGCTACCGCGCCGTCAGCAGCAGGGACCGCCGCTTCGACGGGGTGTTCTACACCGCCGTCCGGACCACCGGCATCTACTGCCGGCCCTCGTGCCCGGCGCGGACCCCGGCACCGGGCAACGTCACGTTCCACCCCACCGCCGCGAGTGCGCACGCCGCCGGCTTCCGCGCCTGCAAGCGCTGCCTGCCCGACGCGACGCCCGGCAGCCCGGAGTGGGACGTCGCCGCCGACGTCGCCGGGCGTGCGATGCGCCTGATCGCCGACGGGCTCGTCGACCGGGAGGGGGTCGACGGGCTGGCCCGCCGGGTCGGCTACACCCCGCGCCACCTCGGCCGCCTCCTGACCCAGGAGCTCGGCGCGGGTCCGCTGGCGCTGGCCCGGGCGCGTCGCGCCCAGAGCGCGCGGGTGCTCATCGAGACCACCGACCTGCCGCTGACCGACGTGGCCTTCGCGGCCGGCTTCGCCAGTGTCCGCCAGTTCAACGAGACCCTCCGCGAGATCTACGCGTCCTCGCCCAGCGAGCTGCGTGGTCGTCGTACGGGCGCCCGCAGCGCCGGCGCCGTCACCATGCGGCTGCCCGTCCGCACCCCGTTCGCCGGGCGGCGGATGCTCGACTTCCTCGCCCACCACCTCGTGCCGGGCGTCGAGGTCGCCGCACCCGGCTGGTACGCCCGCACGCTCGACCTGCCCCACGGCAGCGGCACCGTGCGCCTCGAGCTGGTCGACCTCCCTGACACCTCGGACCGCTCCGGCGGTGGGACCGGCTTCGTCACCGCCGAGTTCCGGCTCGAGGACCTGCGCGACACCGCGGCCGCCAGCGAGCGCGTACGCCGCCTGCTCGACGCCGACTGCGACCCGCGCGCGGTGGACGAACACCTCGCCGCCGACCCGGTGCTCGGCGACCTCGTCCGCGCCGCCCCGGGACTGCGCGTCCCCGGGCAGGTCGACGGCGACGAGACGGCGATCCGCACGGTCATCGGCCAGCAGGTCAGCGTCACCGGCGCGCGCACGGTCGCTGGACGGCTCGTGGCCGAGCACGGACGAGCCATCCAGTCCGAGGTCCCGGGACTGACCCATCTCTTCCCCGACGCCGCGACCCTCGCGGCGGTCGACCCGACCACGCTGCCGATGCCGCGCGCGAGGGGCCGGGCGCTCGTCGGGCTGGCCGCGGCGCTCGCCGACGGGAGGGTCCTGCTCGACCGGGGCCCCGACCGCGACGACGTACGACGCGCGCTGCTGGAGCTGCCCGGCATCGGCCCCTGGACGGCGGACTACGTCGCGATGCGGGCGCTCGGGCATCCTGACGTCTTCCTTCCCACCGACCTCGCGGTGCGCCGGCTGCTGGTGGAACTCACCACGCCCGAAGGCGGCGACCCGGACCCCGAGCGCTGGAGGCCGTGGCGCTCCTACGCCCTGATGCACCTCTGGAACACCCTGATGCCCGACACCCCCGCGCCGTCCCGCGCTGATGAGGAGAACTGA
- a CDS encoding copper resistance CopC family protein: MTGTAARRGAVRLVLAAVATVLCWAAVPPAAAHDELLFSDPSESGVLRAMPSRAILTFTGPVAEVHEVTVTGPDGSVANGTPTATGPEVRQNLWSGPDGAYTLTYDVVSSDGHEMAGEIRFEVGDGTPDEVGAASSSSGDGDDPDGVLRGVVVPAGVVLLSGACALVIRHRRRAAPSAT; the protein is encoded by the coding sequence ATGACGGGCACGGCTGCGCGGCGAGGAGCCGTCCGGCTCGTCCTCGCGGCCGTGGCGACCGTCCTCTGCTGGGCCGCGGTGCCTCCGGCTGCGGCCCACGACGAGCTCCTCTTCTCCGACCCGTCCGAGTCGGGGGTGCTGCGTGCCATGCCCTCGCGGGCGATCCTCACCTTCACCGGTCCGGTCGCCGAGGTGCACGAGGTGACCGTCACCGGGCCCGACGGGAGCGTCGCCAACGGCACGCCCACCGCGACCGGACCCGAGGTCCGGCAGAACCTCTGGTCGGGTCCCGACGGTGCCTACACGCTGACCTATGACGTCGTGTCCTCCGACGGCCACGAGATGGCCGGCGAGATCCGCTTCGAGGTGGGCGACGGCACGCCCGACGAGGTGGGAGCGGCGTCCTCGTCGTCCGGCGACGGCGACGACCCCGACGGAGTGCTCCGCGGGGTCGTCGTGCCGGCCGGCGTGGTGCTGCTGTCCGGGGCCTGCGCGCTGGTCATCCGGCACCGGCGCCGCGCTGCCCCGAGCGCGACCTAG
- a CDS encoding tripartite tricarboxylate transporter TctB family protein produces the protein MSTSLDTPTTAESPRETPGPDRDLAQLGLAALLVVVGAYTFWEATTLRVGFGDPVGPRVFPYVIGAVTVLLGILLVIATLRGDVPQAEGGEDVDLRHPADWTTVLKLVGVLLFTVLTITFLGWAVSGALLFIGSAWSLGSRTLVRDVIVGFVLSVASWYFFHEGLGVILPAGILDGVL, from the coding sequence GTGAGCACATCACTCGACACCCCCACTACCGCGGAGTCCCCGCGGGAGACACCCGGTCCCGACCGCGACCTCGCCCAGCTCGGCCTCGCCGCGCTGCTGGTCGTCGTCGGCGCCTACACCTTCTGGGAGGCCACCACGCTGCGCGTCGGCTTCGGCGACCCGGTCGGTCCGCGCGTCTTCCCCTACGTCATCGGCGCCGTCACCGTGCTGCTCGGCATCCTGCTGGTGATCGCCACCCTGCGTGGCGACGTGCCCCAGGCGGAGGGCGGCGAGGACGTCGACCTGCGCCACCCCGCCGACTGGACGACCGTCCTCAAGCTGGTCGGGGTGCTGCTGTTCACCGTCCTGACGATCACGTTTCTCGGCTGGGCCGTGAGCGGGGCGCTGCTGTTCATCGGATCGGCGTGGTCCCTCGGGAGCCGCACGCTCGTGCGTGACGTCATCGTCGGCTTCGTGCTCTCCGTGGCCAGCTGGTACTTCTTCCACGAGGGCCTGGGCGTCATCCTCCCGGCCGGGATCCTGGACGGGGTGCTCTGA
- a CDS encoding response regulator produces MSATDDLTVLVVDDDFMVARIHTQFVERTEGFVVVGVASSGQAALDDIARLRPDLVLLDVHLPDMTGIDVLRRLRGGGDDVGVLMVTAAREADTVRAAASGGAVHYLVKPFDYEDLRVRLETFRAAQLALSGSGAPGQDDIDAVFGAAAAAPSPPVSLPKGLSPETAEAVQDALRSAGELSAAECADLVGISRVSARRYLEHFVARGAAVVRLQYGGAGRPERRYRPAGQA; encoded by the coding sequence GTGAGTGCGACGGACGACCTGACGGTGCTGGTGGTCGACGACGACTTCATGGTCGCGCGCATCCACACCCAGTTCGTGGAGCGCACCGAGGGCTTCGTCGTCGTCGGGGTCGCCAGCAGCGGCCAGGCCGCCCTCGACGACATCGCCCGCCTGCGACCCGACCTGGTGCTGCTCGACGTCCACCTTCCCGACATGACCGGCATCGACGTGCTGCGGCGGCTCCGGGGCGGTGGGGACGACGTCGGGGTGCTGATGGTGACCGCCGCGCGTGAGGCCGACACGGTCCGGGCCGCGGCGTCCGGGGGAGCGGTCCACTACCTCGTCAAGCCGTTCGACTACGAGGACCTGCGCGTCCGGCTGGAGACCTTCCGCGCCGCGCAGCTCGCGCTCTCCGGATCGGGGGCGCCCGGCCAGGACGACATCGACGCGGTGTTCGGCGCCGCCGCGGCGGCCCCGTCGCCGCCGGTGAGCCTGCCCAAGGGACTCAGCCCGGAGACCGCCGAGGCGGTGCAGGACGCGCTCCGCAGCGCCGGCGAGCTCTCCGCGGCGGAGTGCGCGGACCTCGTCGGCATCTCCCGCGTCTCCGCGCGCCGCTACCTCGAGCACTTCGTCGCCCGCGGAGCCGCCGTCGTACGCCTGCAGTACGGCGGAGCCGGACGCCCCGAGCGCCGCTACCGCCCGGCCGGACAGGCCTAG
- a CDS encoding Bug family tripartite tricarboxylate transporter substrate binding protein encodes MLRQSTRRNGRTGRTRRAAAALTALAGVVLLATGCGVTRGPQSADDLTMLIPNSPGGGYDQTGRTAIAVMENADISPGSFEVTNVIGAGGSVAMTRLMNAEGDERTMMTAGLGVVGSLYSFGAPYKLDDATPLAQLIEDQEGVLVPADSPFKTIDDLVAAWEEDPDSVVIGGGSSPGGPDHLFPMQLATAVGVDPRELRYVVYDGGGPLTTALLGNKIDVGFSGVGEFEGPLSSGELRLLAVSGEERLKGEGVSESPTLTEAGIDLVFTNWRGVFAPPGISDKRRDELIAMLEEMHDTPEWKQALEDNGWIDEFKTGDEFTTFLQEQDERVATTLEELDLL; translated from the coding sequence ATGCTGCGCCAAAGCACCAGGCGGAACGGGCGAACCGGGAGGACCAGGCGGGCCGCGGCCGCGCTGACGGCCCTCGCCGGCGTCGTGCTGCTCGCCACCGGCTGTGGGGTGACCCGTGGGCCCCAGAGCGCCGACGACCTCACGATGCTGATCCCCAACAGCCCGGGTGGAGGCTACGACCAGACCGGTCGCACCGCCATCGCGGTGATGGAGAACGCCGACATCAGCCCCGGCTCGTTCGAGGTCACCAACGTGATCGGCGCCGGCGGCTCGGTCGCCATGACGCGACTGATGAACGCCGAGGGCGACGAGCGCACCATGATGACCGCCGGCCTCGGCGTCGTCGGGTCGCTCTACTCCTTCGGCGCCCCCTACAAGCTCGACGACGCGACGCCGCTGGCCCAGCTCATCGAGGACCAGGAGGGCGTGCTGGTCCCGGCCGACTCGCCCTTCAAGACGATCGACGACCTCGTCGCGGCCTGGGAGGAGGACCCCGACTCGGTCGTCATCGGCGGCGGGTCGTCACCGGGCGGCCCCGACCACCTGTTCCCGATGCAGCTGGCCACCGCGGTCGGCGTCGACCCCCGCGAGCTGCGCTACGTCGTGTACGACGGCGGCGGCCCGCTGACCACCGCCCTGCTCGGCAACAAGATCGACGTCGGCTTCTCCGGCGTCGGCGAGTTCGAGGGGCCGCTGTCCTCCGGCGAGCTGCGCCTGCTGGCCGTGTCCGGCGAGGAGCGGCTCAAGGGCGAGGGGGTCAGCGAGTCCCCCACCCTGACCGAGGCCGGCATCGACCTGGTCTTCACCAACTGGCGCGGCGTCTTCGCGCCCCCCGGCATCAGCGACAAGCGGCGTGACGAGCTGATCGCGATGCTCGAGGAGATGCACGACACCCCCGAGTGGAAGCAAGCCCTCGAGGACAACGGCTGGATCGACGAGTTCAAGACCGGCGACGAGTTCACGACGTTCCTCCAGGAGCAGGACGAGCGCGTCGCCACCACCCTCGAGGAGCTGGACCTGCTGTGA